The genomic interval TAAGCTTTTGCTGCTCAATGATATTCATAAGTGGTGATATAAATGAATGAGCTACACGCCTTCCAGGTGACTGTATCTTATTTCCAGTCCAGGAACAGAGCCCAGAAGAGACTCCAGGAACCGACTGGACTGGCCACAGTGAGAATTTGGAGCTTGTGGACGAGCAATGGACAGCTGGACTCTCCAGGGGGACAGCTACTCCTTCCTGCGCAGTGCACCCCACCACACCTATTCCCTGTGCCACCGTGACGGCACCCCCAACCACGTTGAAATCTTCGACATCATCAACGTCCCCAGTCAGCGCAGTGCCATTTCCGAGACCACCTGCCTGTGTGACATCTTCGGAGACGACTGTGATTCGTCCTCCCTCTCGAGCAGCCCTGCTGTAGGGGCTTTTGTCCTTTCCCAGAGAGAGGTGGACGGTTCAGCTGCTGCGTCACCTCCAGTGGATGATCTGAACGACTCCTCTGGCTCTTATCACACTGCGCCGGGGTCCAGTGAAGGAGAGGAGGGCTTTGAGGATTCACGAGAAAGGCTTTACAGCCCCCCGTTGCAGGGCGAGTCTTCAGAGAGGAGGCAGCTGGAGGGCGAGGGACTGAGCTCAGGGCGTTCAGAAGTTTCTGAAGACAGTAGCCCAAATTTAGAACCAAAGGGCAAACCACCAGTACCTCAGCTTAGTACAGCTAGCCCATCATCTGAAGTCCTCAACACTGGTGAGAGGATCCCCTCTCCTGGACATAGCAGCCCCTCTACCCTCAGTACAGAGGGAAGAGCGTCATCCTTGTCTTCTTCCTCAGTTGAAAAAAGATGCTCACCATCATCACCTAGTCCTCGACAAGCTTGCTCAGAAACTGAACCAAGGACAACcactccctctccctccctcaaaGATAGACATAACAGCCTCTCACATCAGTCCTTATCTCCCAGTCACTCCCCTGAGCCTAGGAACCGTGTCAGCTCATCCTCCTCTGAATCAGTGAACACCCCTGATTTCAGGGTCGCACAAGGCTCGCCAGGGAGCAGCTACTTTAATCAACACAGCACCCCCTCACCTGAGCCCACATCCAAAGATTTTTCCCTAGATTTCACAGAATCAGCTGTTGAATCTAGAGCCACCCTTTCGTCTCCTTTACCTTCATCCAGTAGCACATACCAGTCGAGAGAATCACTGGCCTCTCCTGAGCTGAATAACAGGCCTTACTCCCCTGATACTCAAGCATCATCTCCTTTTTCTGAGCCAAGAGGGAGGGTCTCCCTGCCTGATCTCCTCAGCAGAGGCTCCACACCGGATATCGGATATTCTACCCACACCCCTGAGCTGATTTCAGATCCTTCCACTGCAGTAAGAGACACCACGACTACTCCCGAGAGCCAAGATAGAAGGTTATCAGCTGAACCTGTCAGTGCTGTGTCTACACCTGCCCCACGATACACACCTCCCTCACCTGTTATTTCAATAGCAACATCCCCTGAGCTTGTAGCAAGTGGTGTCTCACCTGAATTGAGACACACTGTTCCATCACCTGGCCGGCTCAGTGCTGCTTCTCCGGCTACGACTGGCACAAGAACTCCCTCTCCTGACCCCTTGCATAAAATAAGACACATTTCTTCTGAAAGCAGGACCCAGGTGTCTTCACCTGTGGTAGGTTATAGCTTATCTCCATCACCCGAAGTTACGAGCAATAGTTCTCCCATAGAGTGCAGATATACTGCTCCCTCACCTGAAAtcaggatcacagcgtcctcaCCTGAGGTCAGCAGGAGAGAGTCTTCTGAAGTTGAGAAAACATCAGCATCTCCTTACTCTGACTCTGCCTCATCAAGAAGCCTCGCTTCGTCCCCTCACATCACAGGGATTTCTTACTCTGTTGTTCAGCCTGAGGACATTTCCCCATTCCCTGAGCTCTCTCGTCTCTGCACCCCAGAGCCTGATAGGACACTTGTGTCCCCTGAAGCAAGGAGCCCTACCCCAAGCAGACACAGTAGACAGAGCAGTATAGCAGAGTCCACTGGTACACCAAGAGACTCGCCTCATATATCGGGCTTCACAAGCTCTGTCCTACAGCCTGAAATAACTCTGTCCCACCAACCCAGGTATCAGACACCTTCACCTCAGCCAAAGCATCACACCCCTTCATCTGACAAGCATCACACTCCCTCACCAGGAAATCAAACCCCTTCATCTGACAAACATCAAACTCCCTCACCTCCGCCAAAACATCACACTCCCTCACCTCAGCCAAGATATCAAACCCCTTCATCGGACAAACATCACACTCCCTCACCTGAGCCAAAGCATCACACTCCCTCACCTCAACCAAGATATCAAACCCCTTCATCTGACAAGCATCACACTCCCTCACCTCCGCCAAAGCATCTCACTCCCTCACCTCAGCCAAGATATCAAACCCCTTCATCTGACAAGCATCACATTCCCTCACCAGGATATCAAACCCCTTCATCTGACAAACATTACACTCCCTCACCTCAGCCAAAGCATCACACTCCCTCACCAGGATATCAAACCCCTTCATCTGACAAGCATCACACTCCCTCACCTCAGCGCAGAAGTAGAGATCCATCACCTGTCACCCCGTCTCCTGAGCAGAGGTATCATCAGCGTTCACCAGCAACCCTCTCCATTGAGCACAACCCTCAGTATACACGTCCTACTCCTACTCTAAGAAATACGCCTGAGGTTGAGGGGGATTCCTCTTACCCCACACATTTGGCAAAAGAGAGTGTGTCACCCTCGTTTCAATCAGACAGGGGAGACAAATCAGTTGTGGCTGAAATTAAAAGCAGTTCACCAGTGGTAGCAGTCCAGTCACCTGTATCTACTTCACCTTTCTTAGCTGAGGAAAAGGTTGAGAGTTCACTGaaacaacaaagcacagagagagaagcagcaccaaaccttcaggaTAACTCaagtttagcctccttcctccCTGAGGAAAAACAAAGCCCCACCTTTGTTCAGAAAGAGGACACTTATATTAATCCCCCCATTGATACCAAGCCTCCCTCCCCTAATCTTCAAGTCTCTAAGGACAGGAGTCCAAACATTTCACTTGTCCACAGGCCTACATCCAACTCACCTGTGCAGAGACTGGAAAACGCGCAACCTCAATTCACTGCTTATCCCATGACTTCTGAAAGCAGCAGCTCATTAAAATCAGCCTGTACACCTGAGACTGCGAGGAGACAGCCGTCAGCCAGAGTTAGACgtgaaaacagagagaggataACAGAGGACATGGCCCACCATGTAAACAGAAGGCGGACCCCTTCCCCGCCGCTCACCAGGTTTACACCTGTCCACATCATAGCCCCTGAGAAACCATACAGACAGTGGCAGAACAGACGCCATAGCCCCTCTCAGGTTGGAGCATCCTCACCGAGAGGTCATTTAAAGAAAGCGGTGACAAATAGGGAAAGCCCCAATGTTGCCTATGTGGACAATAATAGCCAGGCCCACTGGGTCAGGCAAGCAAGGCAAttggagatggagagggaaatgcagctggaggaggataGGGAGGTAGGAagggagaggcagagggacagggagatggagagagagagaaagaggagggaggagcaggTCCCTGAAAAGGGGAAGGGCTGGCAGGGGGACGCCAGTTACAGAGGGGAACAGGTTGAGCTGTCATTCAATGCCAGGAATAGAAAAGGGCCTGCCAGTCGCAGCACAGCTCCCACAAGCAGAGAGACCCGTCAGGGACTGCCAACAGCGCATTCCTATCCAGAGAGCTCTCTTGCCACCAGACAGCTACAGCAACAACAGCTTAGACTTGCTTCCCAACAAGACCCCAGGGGTGGTGGTCCCAGCAGACGGCTTCAACCTCCTGCCCCCCACAACAAGAGCAGCGTTCCTGGACGCGTGGCCGCAAACAGGCCCTGCCAGAGTTCCAGCTCCAGCATGGGAAGTGAGCTTGATGAGGCAGACGATGAGGTGAAGTGGTTTACAGACGGGGCCTTCCGCAGCCTGTCAAGCCCGGAGGTAGATTACCTTGACATGTACAACTCCAGCCACCGTTCATCTACCAACATGTCTCAACCGTCTACCCAGGAGAGCCCAGCTGGGGTCAGTGCCGCCTGGCCGGCCTACGCTGACTTCAGGGGTTCTGCTCCCAGGCTGGACAATGATGAACTCTCCTTCCAGCAACCATCTGCACACTACTCGGACGGCCTGGATCCATCAAGGCGCTATGAGATGGGCAGCTTCGAGTGCGTAGATGTGGCTGTGGAAAGAGAGGAGCCCAGGAGGGTGAGAAGAGGAGTGCCAAAGAGACAGATCCAGCTGAAGAGAAAGAATAGTGCTGAAGGGAAGCaggatgagagcagtgagaatAGCAGTCCTGGGTTTCCAGTGATGGTGGAAAGCCCCTCTCTAGAGAGTCACTCCAGAGAGACATTCATGAGACAACACAGTACGCCAGCAGCAATGCAGGAATGCTACCGTTCTGAACGCAGCCCTGAGCCCAatcaacaaaaagaaagaaaactccAAAAATCTGCTTCTCTGGATGAAACATgcaccaaaaccaagatggccacttGTCTCATTAAGAGTGTGTTATCAAAGAAGATGCAGAGTGTTGATAAACAGGAAGCAGGAGAAGAAGGGAGCCCCGCTTTTGAGGAGAACAGCCCACCAATAGAGAATGCACCATTCAAAGAGTCCCCAAAACCTGACTCACATAATCTGAGTTCCAGTCTTCAATCAGATTATAGTCTTTCATCCGAGGGTCTCCCTGCGAGAGGAGAACCGAGCGCAAAGGACGAAGCCAAACCACCAAAAAGCTTTGGAGTGAGATCCAGTAACAGGCCAAGTTCATCCAGCAGCAGCCGAAGTGTTAGCTTTTCACAGACTGAGAGCGAAGAGGCTGATTCTCAAAGCCGGAATATGACTTCATCAAGATCGGAAATGAGACCAGAATTGAAAATGCCATTTGATAGTAAACAGTCAAGAACTGGAGCACACGGAGTAGATGACAGTAAAACATGGGACGGAGGGGAGGGTGGTGACTCAGCAAATGCCACTGCCGGGAACTCTGGAGCTCCTTCTGCCATTGGAGCCAGCAGCACGCAGGCCAGGGTGACAAACAGAGACCGGGAATGTGAAAACACAGAGGACCATAAAACACTGCGACAGGGTGCCAAGGGCGCCTGCATGACACATACACAGGAGATTACGCTCAAAGCCGTGGAGAAAAAGAAAGCCTCCCTAAATGTCTGTCTCACACCCGAGGCAGAAAACAAACCTGAGGCTTCTTCGCCAGATATAAAGGAGGAAAGGATAGAGACTAGTGTAGATGAGaaaacagaggaagaagaagaagcaaatAATAAAGCTAAGGTCCCCATTCACAAAGTTAGAGATGTGAGGCGGCTcgtaaaaaatacatataatcTGTCCTTCAAGGCAACTAGTGCTGTACAGCCATCAAATGTGGATGAAGAAAAGACGGCGATTTTAAACAAGGAAAGGAGGGAAGAGGTCACAGCACGGGAGGAGAGGGAGGTAAGGCAACAGAtaaggagggaggaaagagaagaggagttcagggaggagaggaaagaggagatgaaAGACTCAAAGCTGCTAACCTTATCTCCACCTCCTCAGAGCAAAGGAAGTCCTCTGTCTCGTTCACAGCCGATGCAAATAGAATACAAGGCCGTTTGCTGGAAAGAAGCCAAAAATAAAATGCCATGCAGCAAGAAAGACTCAGAGAGTGACAGACTTTGGGCTTCTCCAAAGCTCGTAAGCAGAGAATCCCCCTCGAATGCAAACACACTGAATAATACAACAGGAGACACAGCAATGGCAAAGCTAAGTCAACGTGATTTAAACAcggcagcagaaacacaagagACTGtgacagaaatgcataaagtgCCGGACAGTGAAGACAAACCTGCGGTGGTCAGAGCAGACAGAAAACCTCCTATGCTCGGGAGCCTCCCCAAACAGCCAAGTAAGGACAGAGAGGTGTCCACTGCTGTGGTGATAATAAGAGATGGATCCAGCAAGACCAAGATATCTGCATCTCCAGCCCAGGAAGAGATCCACACCCCACTCCAAGCCCCAGCTGCTTCCCCTTCAACTGGACACACCACCCCTGGTAGCAGTGGCCACTCAGTTTCCATGTTAATAAAGGAAAAAGGCTACCAAGCTGACATTGGAGCAGTGATGGGTGACAACCACAATGC from Sebastes fasciatus isolate fSebFas1 chromosome 10, fSebFas1.pri, whole genome shotgun sequence carries:
- the LOC141775159 gene encoding uncharacterized protein LOC141775159 is translated as MDSWTLQGDSYSFLRSAPHHTYSLCHRDGTPNHVEIFDIINVPSQRSAISETTCLCDIFGDDCDSSSLSSSPAVGAFVLSQREVDGSAAASPPVDDLNDSSGSYHTAPGSSEGEEGFEDSRERLYSPPLQGESSERRQLEGEGLSSGRSEVSEDSSPNLEPKGKPPVPQLSTASPSSEVLNTGERIPSPGHSSPSTLSTEGRASSLSSSSVEKRCSPSSPSPRQACSETEPRTTTPSPSLKDRHNSLSHQSLSPSHSPEPRNRVSSSSSESVNTPDFRVAQGSPGSSYFNQHSTPSPEPTSKDFSLDFTESAVESRATLSSPLPSSSSTYQSRESLASPELNNRPYSPDTQASSPFSEPRGRVSLPDLLSRGSTPDIGYSTHTPELISDPSTAVRDTTTTPESQDRRLSAEPVSAVSTPAPRYTPPSPVISIATSPELVASGVSPELRHTVPSPGRLSAASPATTGTRTPSPDPLHKIRHISSESRTQVSSPVVGYSLSPSPEVTSNSSPIECRYTAPSPEIRITASSPEVSRRESSEVEKTSASPYSDSASSRSLASSPHITGISYSVVQPEDISPFPELSRLCTPEPDRTLVSPEARSPTPSRHSRQSSIAESTGTPRDSPHISGFTSSVLQPEITLSHQPRYQTPSPQPKHHTPSSDKHHTPSPGNQTPSSDKHQTPSPPPKHHTPSPQPRYQTPSSDKHHTPSPEPKHHTPSPQPRYQTPSSDKHHTPSPPPKHLTPSPQPRYQTPSSDKHHIPSPGYQTPSSDKHYTPSPQPKHHTPSPGYQTPSSDKHHTPSPQRRSRDPSPVTPSPEQRYHQRSPATLSIEHNPQYTRPTPTLRNTPEVEGDSSYPTHLAKESVSPSFQSDRGDKSVVAEIKSSSPVVAVQSPVSTSPFLAEEKVESSLKQQSTEREAAPNLQDNSSLASFLPEEKQSPTFVQKEDTYINPPIDTKPPSPNLQVSKDRSPNISLVHRPTSNSPVQRLENAQPQFTAYPMTSESSSSLKSACTPETARRQPSARVRRENRERITEDMAHHVNRRRTPSPPLTRFTPVHIIAPEKPYRQWQNRRHSPSQVGASSPRGHLKKAVTNRESPNVAYVDNNSQAHWVRQARQLEMEREMQLEEDREVGRERQRDREMERERKRREEQVPEKGKGWQGDASYRGEQVELSFNARNRKGPASRSTAPTSRETRQGLPTAHSYPESSLATRQLQQQQLRLASQQDPRGGGPSRRLQPPAPHNKSSVPGRVAANRPCQSSSSSMGSELDEADDEVKWFTDGAFRSLSSPEVDYLDMYNSSHRSSTNMSQPSTQESPAGVSAAWPAYADFRGSAPRLDNDELSFQQPSAHYSDGLDPSRRYEMGSFECVDVAVEREEPRRVRRGVPKRQIQLKRKNSAEGKQDESSENSSPGFPVMVESPSLESHSRETFMRQHSTPAAMQECYRSERSPEPNQQKERKLQKSASLDETCTKTKMATCLIKSVLSKKMQSVDKQEAGEEGSPAFEENSPPIENAPFKESPKPDSHNLSSSLQSDYSLSSEGLPARGEPSAKDEAKPPKSFGVRSSNRPSSSSSSRSVSFSQTESEEADSQSRNMTSSRSEMRPELKMPFDSKQSRTGAHGVDDSKTWDGGEGGDSANATAGNSGAPSAIGASSTQARVTNRDRECENTEDHKTLRQGAKGACMTHTQEITLKAVEKKKASLNVCLTPEAENKPEASSPDIKEERIETSVDEKTEEEEEANNKAKVPIHKVRDVRRLVKNTYNLSFKATSAVQPSNVDEEKTAILNKERREEVTAREEREVRQQIRREEREEEFREERKEEMKDSKLLTLSPPPQSKGSPLSRSQPMQIEYKAVCWKEAKNKMPCSKKDSESDRLWASPKLVSRESPSNANTLNNTTGDTAMAKLSQRDLNTAAETQETVTEMHKVPDSEDKPAVVRADRKPPMLGSLPKQPSKDREVSTAVVIIRDGSSKTKISASPAQEEIHTPLQAPAASPSTGHTTPGSSGHSVSMLIKEKGYQADIGAVMGDNHNAPAGKGVPRKHVNCLEIPLQTPTHSDGGRIESHRERTFSSSSTTSGPSAAPDNADAFTKTREDEGLSGKPAVKDTARQKSASPLRNAQEQAPPPAKQKELGDFESVKRLDPTFPPRSPAVRKFRPQPIEVKSLSKETQKQETPTNTTGNSRPQTIEVKSIAKNSQKPAVPPKPSCKFKPADLGTMPNEAQRSSTTTTVKPQGEERPQTIVVSSPTIYRKISNESTSTSNYTRKLAVSAVSSLKPPPCKTTAATVSSFNQSNQSTTTSETEVSNDRGQQQNQGASLQSSGYTQRPTTLATAPISATGTGLTSAPGPVPDNQANPVSGPDSAGANQLSRPAVVDPDSQQQYPRMAYPHEQAMPVTSNNTKQPAAVSTTQVPGYTHPPCHRSFSSERPQRIDDLRFYASDDPPSYDERESFSPLMLQDLTQRRSNRYQPSSRPPPCSCTAGCPSHPGITPPHHHRSPHNLTPPAPAHSPGQALPYPVAQPPLRQHQCRPDPQPMSYQPGSPKSSPHGPSQPPAMYQPLHQPPPCPPHPSLMQACPADRPLQPPQHIDPRRPPVHRSPHQQPPGMAGAPYSDPGHNHSPGLPPMDPQYLCGPQGLGPSYGSDYGGDTSSLYSESSYAQTPRRVLLDPETGKYFYIEVPVQPLRKMLFDPETGQYVEVLIPQQAMSHSGLYPPSAAPYTSLHNPNMYAPAPQYMPYAAPPPQAHPQAPPQPPRYPEVSAAPTMHPGGPGVNYRHPSGQGSKPEPQNHPPLDQSYLESMYYVPTGMNASPNPTPPDYYHKHPPNLPPTGGKRS